Proteins encoded together in one Qingshengfaniella alkalisoli window:
- a CDS encoding PTS sugar transporter subunit IIA, with protein sequence MIGIVIVAHGGLAREYLAAVEHVLGKQSHMRAISIGVHDDRQGKQAEIKAAADDVDDGDGVIVVTDMFGGSPSNLSIPACALENRSILYGANLPMLIKLTKSRGKPIDVAITAALDAGRKYIDSHNPH encoded by the coding sequence TTGATTGGTATCGTGATCGTCGCCCATGGGGGGCTGGCACGCGAATATTTGGCGGCTGTCGAGCATGTTCTCGGCAAACAGTCGCATATGCGCGCCATTTCGATCGGAGTTCATGACGACAGGCAAGGCAAGCAAGCCGAAATCAAGGCGGCGGCCGATGATGTCGATGATGGTGACGGCGTTATAGTGGTCACGGATATGTTCGGGGGATCGCCGTCGAATCTGTCCATTCCTGCCTGTGCGCTGGAAAACCGGTCAATTCTTTATGGCGCGAACCTGCCAATGCTTATAAAGCTAACGAAATCGCGAGGTAAACCAATCGACGTGGCGATCACTGCTGCACTGGATGCCGGGCGAAAATACATAGATTCGCACAACCCGCACTGA
- a CDS encoding electron transfer flavoprotein subunit alpha/FixB family protein: MGVLLLAEVTDGTLAVDATAKAVSAVKSLGDVTLLCAGASAKDAAEEAAKIDGVVKVLCAEDTVYGHRLAEPTADLIVSLAGDYDHIAAPATTDAKNIMPRVAALLDVMILSDVSGVVDADTFERPVYAGNAVQTVKSSDTKKVLTIRTSNFDAASQGGSAAVETIGAAGNPALSEWVEDKVAESDRPELTSAGIVVSGGRGVGSEEQFELIEKLADKLGAAVGASRAAVDSGYAPNDWQVGQTGKVVAPELYIAVGISGAIQHLAGMKDSKVIVAINKDEDAPIFQVADYGLVADLFNAVPELTEKL, translated from the coding sequence ATGGGTGTTCTTCTTCTTGCTGAAGTCACCGACGGCACACTAGCTGTCGATGCAACCGCAAAGGCCGTCAGTGCGGTCAAATCGCTGGGGGATGTCACTCTTCTTTGCGCCGGGGCCTCCGCCAAGGATGCTGCTGAAGAAGCCGCCAAGATCGACGGCGTCGTGAAAGTTCTGTGCGCAGAAGATACCGTCTATGGCCACCGCCTGGCCGAGCCGACTGCCGATCTGATCGTATCGCTTGCCGGCGATTACGACCACATCGCCGCACCCGCGACCACCGACGCGAAAAACATCATGCCCCGCGTCGCTGCGCTGCTGGATGTCATGATCCTGTCAGACGTGTCGGGCGTTGTGGATGCAGATACGTTCGAGCGCCCCGTCTATGCCGGCAACGCCGTACAGACAGTGAAATCCTCTGACACCAAGAAAGTGCTGACGATCCGTACATCAAACTTCGACGCAGCCAGCCAGGGTGGCTCGGCTGCGGTCGAGACCATCGGCGCTGCGGGCAATCCCGCCCTGTCCGAATGGGTCGAGGACAAGGTGGCCGAAAGCGATCGCCCTGAACTCACCTCGGCTGGAATCGTCGTTTCCGGCGGTCGCGGCGTAGGGTCCGAAGAGCAATTCGAGCTGATTGAAAAGCTGGCCGACAAGCTAGGCGCCGCTGTAGGCGCATCGCGTGCCGCCGTCGATTCGGGCTACGCGCCCAATGACTGGCAAGTGGGGCAGACGGGCAAGGTCGTGGCGCCCGAGCTTTATATCGCGGTAGGCATCTCCGGCGCGATTCAACACCTTGCGGGCATGAAGGACAGCAAGGTCATCGTCGCGATCAACAAGGACGAAGATGCCCCAATCTTCCAAGTTGCCGATTACGGCCTCGTTGCCGATCTGTTCAACGCGGTGCCGGAACTCACCGAAAAGCTCTGA
- a CDS encoding SDR family NAD(P)-dependent oxidoreductase gives MTGSILITGCSSGIGLDAARTLTSRGWTVIASCRNPDDTARLRAEGLNSVTLDYADPGSVESGLTEALDLTGGRLDALFNNGAYAIPCAVEDLPRDALKELFEANLFGWHDLTRRVIPVMRSQGSGRIVNCSSVLGLIPVKWRGAYVASKFALEGLTDVMRMELAEDTSIHVSLIEPGPIGTKFRANAAKAFERWIDWERSPRAAQYRDSLIPRLYSDRPDKLQLGPEAVTAKLISALETPRPKPRYYVTTPTYMAGAMRRVLSTRAMDRVLMRR, from the coding sequence ATGACAGGCAGTATTCTGATCACCGGATGTTCATCCGGCATAGGGCTGGATGCAGCGAGAACTTTGACGAGCCGCGGGTGGACCGTGATTGCGAGCTGCCGCAATCCCGACGACACAGCGCGACTTCGGGCAGAAGGCTTGAACAGCGTCACCTTGGACTATGCCGATCCGGGCAGCGTGGAATCCGGCCTGACCGAAGCGCTTGATCTGACTGGCGGCCGCCTAGACGCATTGTTCAATAACGGTGCTTACGCCATCCCCTGCGCCGTTGAAGACTTGCCCCGCGACGCATTGAAAGAGCTGTTCGAGGCCAATCTTTTCGGCTGGCACGATCTGACAAGGCGCGTTATTCCGGTCATGCGCAGTCAAGGCAGCGGTCGGATCGTGAATTGCTCGTCCGTACTGGGCCTGATACCCGTGAAATGGCGCGGGGCTTATGTCGCCTCGAAGTTCGCGCTGGAAGGCCTGACCGACGTCATGCGGATGGAACTGGCCGAAGATACGTCCATCCATGTCAGCCTGATAGAGCCCGGCCCCATCGGCACGAAATTCCGCGCAAACGCTGCGAAGGCCTTTGAGCGCTGGATCGACTGGGAAAGATCCCCTCGCGCCGCGCAATACCGCGACAGCCTGATCCCACGCCTTTATAGCGACAGGCCCGATAAGCTCCAGCTTGGCCCGGAAGCGGTTACGGCGAAGCTGATCTCTGCGCTCGAAACGCCGCGCCCGAAGCCGCGTTACTATGTGACCACGCCGACCTATATGGCCGGAGCTATGCGGCGGGTGCTGTCAACCCGCGCGATGGACCGCGTGCTGATGCGCCGATAA
- a CDS encoding HPr family phosphocarrier protein, whose amino-acid sequence MTTSARRTLKIINEKGLHARASAKLVEVVEAHDARAEVSKDGLSASGDSIMGLLMLAASRGTSIDIVTTGNEAEKLADALEKLVANKFGEDF is encoded by the coding sequence ATGACGACCAGCGCACGACGGACACTCAAGATCATCAATGAAAAAGGGTTGCACGCGCGCGCCTCTGCCAAGCTGGTGGAAGTGGTCGAGGCCCATGACGCTCGAGCGGAAGTTAGCAAGGATGGGCTGAGCGCTTCGGGCGACAGCATCATGGGGTTACTGATGCTTGCTGCGTCTCGTGGCACGTCTATCGATATTGTCACCACCGGCAACGAGGCCGAGAAGCTGGCCGACGCGCTGGAGAAACTCGTCGCCAACAAATTCGGCGAAGACTTCTAG
- the rapZ gene encoding RNase adapter RapZ — translation MRPNGQARSQKSQQVILITGPSGAGRSTAENVLEDLGCETIDNLPLSLLPRLIDGVPMGRPLALGIDVRNREFSTQAVLDMIAQLSSDPRIDLEVLYLDCRADVLSRRYSETRRRHPLAPAEAPELGIKREFDLLERIRLRSDILLDTSDLTPHDLRAELKRWFDAEDARRLAVSVHSFSYKRGVPNGIDLLFDCRFLANPYWEKPLRRLDGRDQRVADYVAADPRSATFFDKTRDLVRFLLPAYVDEGKAHLSIGFGCTGGQHRSVVLAERMARALAEDEWQVSIRHHELERRGHVSASTGSGDKG, via the coding sequence ATGAGGCCGAACGGGCAGGCACGCAGCCAGAAAAGCCAGCAAGTGATTCTGATCACCGGCCCCTCGGGTGCGGGGCGGTCCACGGCCGAGAACGTGTTGGAGGATCTCGGCTGCGAAACTATCGACAATCTACCGTTGAGCCTCCTCCCTCGATTGATTGACGGTGTTCCGATGGGTCGGCCTCTCGCATTAGGAATCGACGTGCGCAACCGCGAATTCAGTACGCAGGCGGTGTTGGACATGATCGCGCAACTGTCTTCCGATCCGCGGATCGACCTGGAGGTCCTTTATCTGGATTGCCGCGCGGATGTCCTGTCGCGCCGTTACTCTGAAACACGCCGCCGTCATCCGCTTGCACCGGCTGAAGCGCCAGAGCTTGGCATTAAACGCGAGTTCGACCTTCTGGAACGAATCCGCCTGCGTTCCGACATCTTGCTCGATACATCCGATCTGACGCCGCATGATCTACGGGCGGAACTGAAGCGCTGGTTTGACGCTGAAGACGCGCGACGTTTGGCTGTTTCGGTGCACTCCTTTTCCTACAAGCGTGGCGTGCCCAACGGGATCGACTTATTGTTCGACTGCCGGTTTCTGGCAAACCCCTATTGGGAAAAACCTTTGCGGCGCCTCGACGGACGAGACCAGCGCGTGGCTGACTATGTTGCCGCCGATCCGCGTTCCGCGACGTTTTTTGACAAAACGCGTGATTTGGTTCGGTTTCTGTTGCCTGCCTATGTCGATGAAGGCAAAGCGCATCTATCTATAGGGTTCGGCTGCACGGGTGGGCAGCATCGTTCGGTAGTATTGGCCGAGCGTATGGCCCGAGCCCTTGCGGAAGATGAATGGCAGGTGTCTATAAGGCACCACGAACTTGAACGGCGCGGCCATGTTTCCGCGTCAACTGGATCGGGTGATAAGGGTTGA
- a CDS encoding lysophospholipid acyltransferase family protein, producing the protein MLPIESTGSPERYDKRRLSYATTFDSRWKASVIRSMEWMTGKVTLLRHIREFERRGPPVGQEFWPRALNQMGIELRTPPGQIARIPKQGPLVIVANHPHGLVDGIVLGALIGQARQDYRILTRSLLTGVREVQQFLMPVPFPHEDDALQLNLEMRRKCMRHLQSGGSVALFPSGSVSASQTMFGPAVEASWNPFTAKMILRSGATVLPIRFSGQNSRWYQMANRVSPTLRQGLLLHEVVHALNKPISPIIGDPIYPDQLRKWASDQRGFMGWLRAHTLALTDDQRVGTGWSPE; encoded by the coding sequence ATGTTACCCATTGAAAGCACCGGGTCGCCGGAGCGCTATGACAAGCGCCGGCTGTCCTATGCCACGACCTTCGACAGTCGGTGGAAGGCGAGCGTCATCCGGTCGATGGAATGGATGACAGGCAAGGTTACGTTGCTGCGGCATATTAGGGAGTTCGAGCGCAGAGGTCCGCCGGTGGGGCAGGAGTTCTGGCCGCGCGCCCTGAACCAGATGGGGATCGAGCTGCGCACGCCGCCCGGTCAGATAGCGCGCATCCCCAAGCAGGGTCCGCTTGTCATCGTTGCCAATCATCCGCATGGGCTGGTCGACGGAATCGTGCTCGGAGCGTTAATCGGCCAAGCCAGACAGGACTATCGTATTCTGACGCGATCCTTGTTGACGGGGGTTAGAGAGGTGCAGCAGTTCCTGATGCCGGTGCCGTTCCCGCACGAAGATGACGCGCTACAACTGAACCTCGAAATGCGGCGAAAGTGCATGCGTCACCTGCAAAGCGGCGGGTCCGTCGCGCTGTTTCCGTCGGGTTCGGTTTCGGCGTCGCAGACGATGTTCGGCCCGGCTGTCGAGGCCAGTTGGAACCCTTTCACGGCCAAGATGATTCTGCGCAGCGGCGCAACGGTCCTGCCCATTCGCTTCTCGGGACAGAACAGCCGTTGGTATCAGATGGCTAACCGGGTGTCGCCCACACTACGGCAGGGGCTGTTGTTGCACGAAGTCGTGCATGCGCTGAACAAGCCGATCAGCCCGATCATCGGCGACCCGATCTATCCCGATCAGTTGAGGAAATGGGCCTCGGATCAACGAGGCTTCATGGGGTGGTTGCGGGCACACACCTTGGCACTGACTGACGATCAGCGGGTCGGAACTGGCTGGTCGCCGGAATAG
- a CDS encoding HPr kinase/phosphorylase: MTDEIILHASTVVYNGHGLLIEGPSGSGKSSLALSLLALGADLVADDRTKVFLGEAENRPMVVAPRTLPALIEARGVGLLPARLRGPCRLALAVDLGVREQDRLPLSKTRSYLGRDVTLLHNTGRVDFAAALLQYLKSL; this comes from the coding sequence ATGACGGATGAAATTATCCTTCACGCCTCCACAGTGGTCTACAACGGCCATGGTTTGCTGATCGAAGGGCCGTCGGGCTCGGGGAAATCGTCGCTGGCTTTGTCTTTGCTCGCGCTAGGGGCTGACCTTGTTGCCGACGATCGTACCAAGGTCTTTCTGGGTGAAGCGGAGAACCGTCCAATGGTTGTCGCGCCCCGAACATTGCCCGCCCTCATCGAGGCGCGCGGCGTCGGTTTACTGCCGGCGCGATTGAGGGGCCCGTGCAGATTGGCTCTTGCTGTGGATCTGGGGGTGCGCGAACAAGACCGACTGCCGCTATCAAAGACACGCAGCTATCTTGGTCGTGATGTCACCTTGCTTCACAATACGGGGAGGGTCGATTTCGCGGCCGCTCTTCTGCAATACCTTAAGAGCCTGTAG
- a CDS encoding 3-hydroxybutyryl-CoA dehydrogenase — protein MDIKTVGVIGAGQMGSGIAHVFALAGFEVILNDIDTGSLDRAIASIGKNMDRQVKKDAVSEADKDAALKRIVTTQNTADFSKADLVIEAATEDEAVKCKIFESLIPHLADHAILTTNTSSISITRLAAATDRPERFMGFHFMNPVPVMKLVELIRGIATDDATFQACKGLVDKLGKTASVAEDFPGFIVNRILIPMINEAVYALHEGVGTAASIDSGMTLGAAHPMGPLQLADMIGLDTCLAIMRVLHEGMADSKYRPCPLLVKYVEAGWLGRKSGRGFYDYSGDQPVPTR, from the coding sequence ATGGATATCAAAACCGTCGGCGTCATCGGCGCAGGTCAAATGGGCAGCGGCATCGCGCATGTGTTTGCTCTGGCCGGGTTCGAAGTGATCTTGAACGACATCGACACCGGCAGTCTTGATCGCGCCATCGCGTCCATCGGCAAGAACATGGATCGGCAGGTCAAGAAGGACGCAGTTTCCGAAGCCGACAAGGATGCCGCCCTGAAGCGGATCGTCACAACGCAGAACACCGCCGATTTCTCGAAGGCCGATCTGGTCATCGAAGCCGCCACTGAAGACGAGGCGGTCAAGTGTAAGATTTTTGAAAGCCTCATTCCACATCTGGCAGATCACGCAATCCTGACGACAAATACCTCTTCCATCTCCATCACGCGCCTTGCCGCCGCCACTGACCGCCCCGAACGCTTCATGGGTTTTCATTTCATGAATCCTGTTCCGGTGATGAAACTGGTCGAACTCATTCGCGGTATCGCCACCGATGACGCTACTTTTCAGGCCTGCAAGGGGCTGGTCGACAAGCTGGGGAAAACCGCCTCTGTCGCGGAAGACTTTCCGGGCTTCATCGTCAACCGCATTCTGATCCCGATGATCAACGAGGCAGTCTATGCGTTGCACGAAGGCGTTGGGACCGCCGCGTCCATCGACAGCGGCATGACGCTAGGTGCAGCCCATCCGATGGGGCCGCTGCAACTGGCAGACATGATCGGGCTGGACACCTGCCTTGCCATCATGCGGGTCCTGCATGAGGGCATGGCGGACAGCAAATACCGCCCCTGCCCGCTACTGGTCAAATATGTCGAGGCTGGCTGGCTGGGCCGCAAATCCGGTCGCGGGTTCTACGACTATTCCGGCGACCAGCCAGTTCCGACCCGCTGA
- a CDS encoding SH3 domain-containing protein: MGFKLTVILIGVMFAVMYFSPEPDGPIFNEEPPREPVVAREQPTTDDPALQTQPTATSDPTPQPETEPEVAAASPFGQPTPIESDEAEQQPDGEEGSLSSLALQRLSLDDGNTGAVSLADRVRENSERGILAGVSGTTPVDANVEVEQTSTEPSATTQADTRYARVLGTTVNLRAGPSTIDPVLGQVDAGDRVQLLEGGGNGWARIVNPDTGNPVYMSSQFLEILAQ, from the coding sequence ATGGGTTTCAAGCTTACCGTCATTCTGATCGGCGTGATGTTCGCGGTCATGTATTTTAGCCCCGAACCCGATGGCCCGATCTTCAACGAAGAACCCCCTCGCGAACCCGTAGTGGCCCGCGAGCAACCCACTACCGATGATCCCGCGCTACAAACTCAACCGACCGCCACGAGTGATCCGACCCCTCAACCCGAAACGGAGCCAGAAGTGGCAGCGGCCTCCCCGTTTGGGCAACCCACCCCAATCGAGTCGGACGAAGCCGAGCAGCAACCAGATGGCGAGGAAGGATCATTGTCGTCCCTCGCGCTGCAACGGCTTAGCCTTGACGACGGCAACACGGGCGCCGTGTCCTTGGCCGACCGCGTCCGCGAAAACAGCGAACGGGGTATCCTTGCCGGGGTATCGGGCACCACTCCGGTCGATGCCAATGTAGAGGTCGAACAGACGAGTACCGAGCCGAGCGCAACTACACAAGCCGATACCCGCTACGCTCGCGTGTTGGGCACGACGGTCAATCTGCGTGCCGGCCCGTCCACGATTGACCCTGTGCTGGGTCAGGTCGATGCGGGCGACCGCGTCCAACTCCTTGAAGGCGGAGGTAACGGATGGGCAAGAATCGTCAATCCTGACACCGGAAACCCAGTCTATATGTCGAGCCAGTTCCTCGAAATACTCGCACAGTAG
- a CDS encoding twin transmembrane helix small protein, producing MQNDPLFYVVAIAMILVVVILMIGITGMARGGEFNRKNANRLMRYRIIAQFIAVILILIFVATRFAGN from the coding sequence ATGCAGAACGACCCCCTTTTCTACGTCGTCGCGATCGCCATGATTCTGGTGGTCGTCATCCTGATGATCGGCATCACCGGAATGGCGCGCGGCGGTGAGTTTAACCGCAAGAACGCCAATCGCCTGATGCGATACCGGATCATCGCGCAGTTCATCGCGGTCATTCTGATCCTCATCTTCGTCGCCACACGCTTTGCAGGAAACTGA
- a CDS encoding electron transfer flavoprotein subunit beta/FixA family protein, translated as MKVLVPVKRVIDYNVKVRVKADGSGVDLANVKMSMNPFDEIAVEEAIRLKEKGVATEVVAVSIGVKQSQETLRTALAMGADRAILINAADDVHTDIEPLAVAKLLKAVIDEEQPQIVLCGKQAIDNDMNATGQMLSALLGWSQATFASEINVDGGSAAVTREVDGGLQTIKVKLPAVITADLRLNEPRYASLPNIMKAKKKPLDEKTPADLGVDIAPRLEVLKTTEPAERKAGIKVGSVDELIEKLKTEAGVI; from the coding sequence ATGAAGGTACTTGTACCCGTGAAGCGCGTGATCGACTACAACGTGAAGGTTCGTGTGAAAGCGGACGGATCGGGTGTCGATCTCGCCAATGTCAAAATGTCGATGAACCCGTTCGACGAAATCGCCGTCGAGGAAGCGATCCGCCTGAAGGAAAAGGGCGTTGCCACCGAGGTTGTCGCCGTATCTATCGGCGTGAAGCAATCGCAGGAAACGCTGCGCACCGCGCTCGCCATGGGCGCTGACCGCGCGATTCTGATCAATGCTGCGGATGATGTGCACACAGACATCGAACCGCTGGCCGTCGCCAAGCTGCTCAAAGCCGTGATCGACGAGGAGCAGCCGCAAATCGTGCTCTGCGGCAAGCAAGCCATTGACAACGACATGAACGCTACCGGCCAGATGCTGTCCGCGCTGCTGGGCTGGTCGCAGGCGACATTTGCCTCCGAGATAAACGTAGATGGCGGCAGCGCCGCAGTCACACGCGAGGTCGATGGCGGACTGCAGACGATCAAGGTCAAGCTGCCTGCCGTCATCACGGCAGATCTGCGCCTGAACGAGCCGCGCTACGCGTCGCTGCCCAACATCATGAAGGCCAAGAAAAAGCCGCTTGATGAGAAAACGCCCGCCGATCTGGGCGTCGACATCGCGCCGCGGCTGGAGGTCCTCAAGACGACCGAACCCGCTGAGCGCAAGGCAGGGATCAAGGTCGGCTCTGTCGATGAACTGATCGAAAAACTCAAGACCGAAGCGGGGGTGATCTGA
- the parC gene encoding DNA topoisomerase IV subunit A, translating to MSDTEGSTEHAEPLRRAIGQRYLTYALSTIMHRALPDARDGLKPVHRRILYAMRELKLSSNGGFRKCAKISGDVMGNYHPHGDGAIYDALARLAQDFNVRYPLVDGQGNFGNIDGDNPAASRYTEARMTAAAEALLEGLNDDTVDFRENYDGTLQEPVVLPAAFPNLLANGSSGIAVGMATNIPPHNIEELCDACQHLIKTPDARDDTLVNYVTGPDFPTGGVIVEPRESILETYRTGRGAFRLQSKWRIEDLGRGQWQVVVLEIPYQVQKSKLIEKLAELIQTKKVPILADVRDESADDIRIVLEPRSKNVDPDVLMASLFRQSDLEVRFSMNMNVLIDGRTPKVCSLKEVLRAFLDHRREVLLRRTRNRLGKIDHRLEVLEGYLIAFLNLDRVIEIIRNEDEPKSVMMAEFDLSDVQAEAILNMRLRSLRRLEEMELRKEHDDLTQERSELMDLLDDEGLQWAKISEQLRDVKKRFGKSTELGRRRTDFAEAVEVADVPLEAMIEKEPITVVCSQMGWIRAMKGHIALDQQLKFKDGDEGRFTFHAETTDRLLLFGSNGRFYTISAANLPGGRGMGEPVRLMIDLPNEADIIDLFIMKPGEKLLVASTAGNGFVVAQDEVEAQTRGGKQVLNVRDPVRAAICRPVSGDHVAVVGENRKVLVFPVDELPEMVRGKGVRLQKYKDADTKLTDAVTFTRAQGLSWTFGEGKTRTVNDPELAEWDGKRASAGRMAPRGFPRDNKFTD from the coding sequence ATGAGTGATACTGAAGGCTCCACCGAACACGCCGAACCGCTACGCCGGGCGATTGGTCAGCGTTACCTGACCTACGCCCTGTCGACGATCATGCACCGTGCGCTGCCGGACGCGCGTGACGGGCTGAAGCCGGTTCACCGCCGCATTCTGTACGCCATGCGCGAGCTGAAGCTCAGCTCCAATGGCGGCTTCCGCAAATGTGCCAAGATTTCCGGCGATGTGATGGGGAACTATCACCCGCATGGTGATGGCGCGATTTATGACGCGCTCGCGCGGTTGGCACAGGATTTCAACGTCCGCTATCCGCTTGTGGATGGGCAGGGCAACTTCGGCAATATCGACGGTGATAACCCTGCCGCCAGCCGGTACACCGAAGCGCGGATGACCGCAGCGGCCGAGGCGCTATTGGAAGGCCTGAACGACGATACCGTCGATTTTCGTGAAAACTATGACGGAACGCTTCAAGAACCCGTCGTGTTGCCTGCCGCATTTCCGAATCTCCTGGCGAACGGGTCCAGCGGGATTGCGGTGGGAATGGCCACGAATATCCCGCCGCACAATATCGAAGAACTTTGCGACGCCTGCCAGCACCTGATCAAGACGCCGGACGCGCGCGACGATACGCTGGTGAATTACGTCACTGGCCCGGATTTTCCCACCGGCGGTGTCATTGTCGAGCCGCGTGAGTCGATCCTTGAAACCTACCGCACCGGGCGCGGCGCGTTCCGTCTGCAGTCGAAGTGGCGGATCGAGGATCTGGGGCGCGGACAGTGGCAGGTTGTCGTTCTGGAAATCCCTTATCAGGTCCAGAAGTCCAAGCTGATTGAAAAGCTGGCCGAGTTGATCCAGACCAAGAAGGTGCCGATACTCGCCGATGTGCGCGATGAATCCGCCGATGACATTCGCATCGTGCTGGAACCACGCAGCAAGAATGTAGATCCAGACGTCTTGATGGCGTCGCTCTTCCGGCAGTCCGATCTGGAAGTCCGCTTCTCGATGAACATGAATGTGCTGATCGACGGGCGCACGCCGAAGGTGTGTTCGCTCAAGGAGGTCCTTCGTGCGTTCCTGGATCATCGCCGCGAGGTGCTGCTGCGTCGCACGCGTAACCGGTTGGGCAAGATCGACCATCGGCTGGAGGTGCTGGAAGGCTATCTGATCGCCTTCCTGAACCTGGATCGCGTGATCGAGATCATTCGCAACGAGGACGAACCCAAGTCTGTCATGATGGCGGAGTTCGACCTGTCCGACGTGCAGGCCGAAGCGATCCTGAACATGCGCCTGCGCAGCTTGCGACGCCTCGAAGAGATGGAGTTGCGCAAGGAACATGACGACCTGACGCAGGAACGGTCCGAGTTGATGGATCTGCTCGACGACGAAGGCCTGCAATGGGCGAAGATTTCGGAGCAGTTGCGCGACGTGAAGAAGCGGTTTGGCAAGTCAACCGAACTGGGGCGCCGACGCACGGATTTCGCCGAGGCCGTTGAGGTCGCGGACGTGCCGCTTGAAGCGATGATCGAAAAAGAGCCGATCACCGTCGTCTGTTCGCAAATGGGTTGGATACGCGCGATGAAGGGTCACATCGCGCTGGATCAGCAGCTCAAGTTCAAGGATGGCGATGAAGGCCGCTTTACCTTCCACGCTGAAACGACGGACAGGCTGTTATTGTTCGGATCGAATGGGCGTTTCTACACGATCAGCGCCGCCAATCTGCCGGGTGGGCGTGGTATGGGTGAGCCGGTCCGCCTGATGATCGACCTGCCGAACGAGGCGGATATCATCGATCTGTTCATCATGAAGCCGGGCGAGAAGCTGCTGGTGGCCTCCACGGCGGGTAACGGTTTCGTTGTCGCGCAGGACGAGGTCGAGGCGCAGACGCGTGGCGGCAAACAGGTGCTGAACGTCAGGGATCCTGTGCGCGCGGCAATCTGTCGCCCTGTTTCCGGGGATCACGTCGCCGTCGTGGGTGAGAACCGGAAGGTCTTGGTGTTCCCCGTCGACGAACTGCCTGAAATGGTCCGGGGCAAGGGCGTTCGTTTGCAGAAGTACAAGGATGCCGACACCAAGCTGACGGATGCGGTGACGTTTACGCGGGCTCAGGGGCTGTCATGGACCTTTGGCGAAGGCAAGACCCGAACGGTGAATGATCCTGAACTGGCTGAATGGGACGGCAAGCGGGCCAGCGCCGGTCGCATGGCGCCTCGAGGGTTCCCGCGTGACAATAAGTTCACGGATTGA
- a CDS encoding cob(I)yrinic acid a,c-diamide adenosyltransferase has protein sequence MVVLNKIYTRTGDKGDTALGDGSRVAKHSIRVDAYGTVDETNSTVGLARLHADGAIADQLAAIQNDLFDLGADLCRPSPDKDTEAEYPPLRIVESQITRLEQEIDAMTAQLQPLRSFILPGGTALAAYLHLCRTNSRRAERLTVHLATREAVNEHAVKYLNRLSDWFFCAARMANNGGQDDVLWVPGANR, from the coding sequence ATGGTTGTGCTCAACAAGATCTACACCCGCACTGGCGACAAAGGCGACACCGCCTTGGGCGACGGCTCGCGCGTGGCCAAGCATTCGATCCGTGTCGATGCCTACGGTACGGTGGACGAAACGAACTCCACGGTGGGACTTGCACGCTTGCACGCTGACGGGGCCATCGCGGACCAGCTTGCCGCGATCCAGAACGATCTATTTGATTTGGGTGCGGACCTATGCCGTCCCAGCCCTGACAAGGACACCGAAGCCGAATACCCACCCTTGCGCATTGTCGAGAGCCAGATAACCCGCCTTGAGCAGGAAATCGACGCGATGACCGCGCAGTTGCAGCCTTTGCGATCCTTCATCCTTCCCGGCGGCACAGCCCTTGCTGCGTATTTGCACTTGTGCCGAACGAATTCGCGGCGCGCGGAACGGCTAACTGTTCACCTCGCCACACGTGAAGCCGTAAACGAACACGCGGTGAAATACCTGAATCGCCTGTCCGATTGGTTCTTTTGCGCAGCGCGCATGGCCAACAATGGCGGACAAGATGACGTGCTTTGGGTACCGGGCGCCAACCGCTAG